A window of Microbispora hainanensis genomic DNA:
CTAAGGCATTTTTCCCGAGATCTCGTCGGCGGCCTTGTCGGCCTTCTCACCGGCGTCCTCGGCCTTGTCTCCGACCCACTTGCTGGCGTCGGAGCCGGTGTGCCGCATGCTCTCCCGCATGGTCTCGGTCCAGCGCTGGGCGTTGTTCCGATACATCGCCACACCGACCGCGCCGATGGCGACGCCGCCGAGCAGCGCGACGACGGGCCAGCGCCGGCGGGGCTTCCTGGTGCTGGTCACGTCGATCCTGCGGGCCAACTCGGCCAGGAACGCGCTCACGATCGGAGCGATCTGCTCCTCGACCGACTGCGCCGCCTGGTCGAGCTTCGGCGCCGCCCAGACCCTGGCGTCCTCGAGCCGGTGCGACGCGAGATCGCGTGCGCTCTCCGCCACCGGACTCATCCGCCCACTGGCCTTCATCGCCTGGTCTTTCATCCTGGTCAGCCACGTCTGCGGGATGACCACCTCGGCGCGACGCCTTCTGTTCATTGTCAGGGACACGATCAACCTCCCCAATCGACGGGGCCCCGGAACGACCCCTTCCCGGATGGTTGTGGCTCAATCACGAACGGTGCTTGAAGGCATGCTCGATACCCTGTTCACCGGACAACTAACACGAGCAACCAAAGGGGGCGGCCCTCGTGGCTGACAACCTCATCGCGAATCTGCGCACGAACCACGGCACGATCCGCGTCCAGCTTTTCCCCAACAAGGCGCCGAAGACCGTGCGCAACTTCGTCGAGCTCGCCGAGGGCACCCGGGAGTGGACCCACCCGGAGACCGGTGAGAAGCAGACCAACACCAAGCTCTACGACGGCACGATCTTCCACCGTGTCATCAACGGCTTCATGATCCAGGGCGGCGACCCGCTCGGGCAGGGCGTCGGCGGCCCCGGCTACAGCTTCGACGACGAGATCCACCCGGAGAACCAGTTCAACCGGCCCTACCTGCTCGCCATGGCGAACGCGGGCAAGCGGTTCGGCAAGGGCAC
This region includes:
- a CDS encoding peptidylprolyl isomerase, yielding MADNLIANLRTNHGTIRVQLFPNKAPKTVRNFVELAEGTREWTHPETGEKQTNTKLYDGTIFHRVINGFMIQGGDPLGQGVGGPGYSFDDEIHPENQFNRPYLLAMANAGKRFGKGTNGSQFFITVSPQPHLNQGHTIFGEVIEGTEVVDAIAKTPTGRNDRPVNDVVLEEVTIERS